A genome region from Euphorbia lathyris chromosome 4, ddEupLath1.1, whole genome shotgun sequence includes the following:
- the LOC136226418 gene encoding amino acid transporter AVT1C yields MKNSVSEQSFYIESEEEEDERDGENRNESDSDESLADDNRQQSKTGSYNTSWPQSYRQSIDLYSSVPSPSINFLGTPTLSRFGSSFLSSSLTRRHTPESLPSIIKPLIPKPEDDYLPHQRPSSHSLLPPIPSRKHSVRKDDKSSHISHELPISRQSSFGQAVLNGINVLCGVGILSTSYAAKEGGWVGLSILLIFAILSFYTGMLLRSCLDSEPGLETYPDIGQAAFGTTGRVVISIILYVELYACCVEYIILEGDNLSSLFPNAHLSLIGLELNAHHLFAILATLAVLPTVWLRDMSILSYISAGGVIASVLVVICLFWVGLVDKVNMHSSGQVVNIGTFPVAIGLYGYCYSGHAVFPNIYTSMAQPNRFPAVLLVCFAICTVMYASVAYMGYTMFGESIESQFTLNMPKDLLASKIALWTTVVNPFTKYALTISPVAMSLEELIPSNHLKSHIYAICIRTGLVISTLIVGLSIPFFGLVMSLIGSLLTMLVTLILPCACFLSILRSKVTIFQGILCIMIIVVGVISSAIGSYSAISRIIESLCT; encoded by the exons ATGAAGAACTCGGTTTCAGAACAGAGTTTTTACATAGAGagtgaagaagaggaagatgaGAGAGATGGAGAAAACAGAAACGAATCAGATTCTGACGAGTCTTTGGCTGATGATAACCGTCAACAGAGTAAAACTGGTTCTTATAACACTTCTTGGCCTCAGAGTTACag GCAGTCAATAGACTTATATAGCAGTGTACCATCTCCAAGCATAAATTTTCTAGGAACTCCAACACTATCAAGATTTGGGAGTTCATTTCTATCTTCTTCACTCACAAGAAGGCATACCCCAGAATCACTTCCTTCAATCATAAAACCACTTATACCAAAGCCAGAAGATGACTATTTGCCTCATCAAAGACCAAGTTCTcattctcttcttcctcctatTCCCTCTCGAAAGCATTCCGTTCGAAAGGACGATAAATCTTCCCACATTTCACATGAACTCCCCATTTCTCGCCAAAGCTCCTTCGGACAAGCCGTACTTAACG GTATAAATGTACTATGTGGAGTTGGAATATTGTCGACATCTTATGCAGCTAAAGAAGGAGGATGGGTTGGGCTTTCAATATTATTGATATTtgcaattttatcattttacacTGGAATGCTATTACGGAGCTGCTTGGATAGTGAACCAGGCCTTGAAACTTACCCTGATATTGGACAAGCTGCCTTTGGTACTACCGGCAGGGTTGTCATCTCT aTAATCTTATATGTGGAGTTATAT GCATGTTGTGTGGAATATATAATTTTGGAGGGGGATAACTTATCATCATTATTTCCAAATGCACATTTAAGTTTGATTGGATTAGAGTTAAATGCACACCATTTATTTGCAATACTAGCCACCCTTGCTGTTCTACCAACAGTTTGGCTACGAGACATGAGTATACTTAGCTACATATCCG CTGGTGGAGTAATAGCATCGGTATTGGTAGTGATATGCTTATTTTGGGTTGGTTTGGTTGACAAAGTGAACATGCACAGCAGTGGTCAAGTAGTGAACATAGGAACATTTCCTGTAGCTATCGGTCTCTACGGTTACTGTTATTCGGGACATGCTGTTTTTCCCAACATCTATACTTCAATGGCACAACCCAACAGATTCCCTGCTGTTCTTTTAGTAtg ctttgctatttgtaCAGTCATGTATGCTAGTGTTGCCTACATGGGATATACAATGTTCGGCGAATCCATCGAATCCCAATTTACTCTTAACATGCCTAAAGATCTACTCGCCTCCAAGATTGCTCTTTGGACTACG GTTGTTAATCCATTTACAAAATATGCATTGACCATATCTCCAGTGGCAATGAGTCTAGAGGAGTTGATACCATCAAACCATCTCAAGTCTCACATTTATGCAATCTGTATTAGAACTGGATTAGTCATCTCTACTTTGATTGTTGGTCTTTCTATTCCCTTTTTTG GTCTTGTTATGTCACTCATTGGATCTTTACTCACAATGCTTGTG ACATTGATACTTCCTTGTGCCTGTTTCTTGAGCATCTTGAGGAGCAAAGTAACTATATTTCAG ggaaTATTATGCATAATGATAATAGTGGTGGGGGTGATATCATCAGCAATTGGATCATATTCAGCTATTTCCAGAATTATTGAAAGTTTGTGCACTTAA